The DNA sequence acagtgagaccctgcctcaaaaaaaaaaaaaaacaaaaaaaaaaactgcaaacaaCAAAATGGAAAAGCTTCAGGTAGTAATAGTTGTTTTTTCATCTTAACACATTGAGCAAAGGAATCCCATTTCAgttggtatttttaaaacatgacttCTCTGAATCCTGGGAATGGGAATTTGTTATCACCACATTGCCCCTCCTACCAGCCACTTTCTCTTCCCAGATGATAACTCTTGAACCTTTTCTGAGAAGTTGGTAGCTCTGAGCCAAGTCTGCAACTGTTGATTGACCTCAAGTAAGAGAAGTTTAACCTTATCTTTGCTGTATTGGTCAGGTTCTTATTTGACACTATCCagttaagtaaatgaaaattcttagttgtaatttttatcttttaggaCCATTAACTTACTGTCAGTAATAAActaatttttttggtttggcttcttattgttttgttgaggggggttgtttgttttgttttgagccaaTCCACCTGCcctagcctctggagtgctgtaATTACAAGAAAaagtcaccacacttggctaggtTGCTGCTGCTTGTGAAAATTACATTTTCATGCAAGATTGTAGTAACCTTTTTTTGgcgtgtgtggcatgtgtgcagtGACTGCACATGTATTGCTAGAgcacgtgcagaggccagaggagggctCCGGTTGTCCCTCATCACTCCTCTGCCTTATCCTCGGAGATAGTCTCAGTGAACCTGGGCTTGTACTGTTTTTCACTTAGACTTGCTGTCCGAGGAGCCCAGTGatctcctctcagtgctggggccaCAGGCAGGCATGGATGAGGTTTGTACGtggatgctagggatcaaactcaggtcctcatgcttgctcttacaaatttgagccatctccccagccctatctgATAGTGGATTCTAGATAAGTGAGTGACATAAACCTCCAGTAGGTTCTTTTATTGAACTAGGAGATTTAGTTTAATCATAAAATTTTGGTCCCAAACTCCTCTTCTATAAAGCCATAATCTACTAGGAATGATTTCTTTAAGACTTTGAGACAACTACAAACTAAAGTTTTCATGTCATGTTTCTTTATTCTGACTGGTGCTGATATAAGAGGTTAAGAGCCAACCTAAtaattagtttgatttttttttccttttttttagtttttttgaggtagggtctcactctagcccaggctgacctggaactcacgatgtagtctcagggtaacctcgaactcatggcgatcctcctacctctgcctcctgagtgctgggatcagaggcgtgAGCCGCCATACTCAACAGTTTGATATTTCTTTAGAGAGAAAACTTGAACTATGTAGTCTGGACAATCGCTCTTGGGAAGAGTTGCTTGTTCTTGGCTATATTCCTGAGCCTTCTTAGCAGAAGAGCAGAGGGTCCTTGGAGCCCCTTGGGTAAAACTGTACCTTTTCCACATACTGCTGCAGGGGATGGAATCCTGGAGCCTTAAAGCAACAGTTCCCAGTCCTTAGCGCCCACTTTACCCTTATTAGCCActagtgtttttatttcttttttctttttctcattttaaggCAGGGACCTAGGCTGACTTGTACCTCACTCTGTAGCATTGGCTGGCTTTGAAACTCAAAATgatcttctacttcagcctcctgaaagctgggattgCAGGGGTGAGCCACCCCATCCAGGTCAGCCACTAACATTTTTAGGGTGTTTTTTAGGTACGCATGTAAAAAACATTTAACACATAATCTTAGCCTTCGTATTCATTTCACACAGTGAGGGAAATTAGAAGTGTTTCTCCCTTGACGAGCCTCACTGCATTCTTGGTTCTAAACTTTTACCAGTCTGAGTTCTAGTATCAGTAGTGTACTCTTCCAGTTGTTGCGGGATGGACTTAAACAGACTTGCAGGCTGGTGCGGCGGGCGGGCAGGAGCGGAAGGCTGGCCTTAACACCGGGCCTGGGAATGAGAGTTGGACTCCAGGCGTTTGCGCAGGTGGTTGGCaaaatccatctgggtctgggacAAGACCTGGTTAATGACTGTCTTTGGCAGCCACCCCTGGAACagaagagagaacatatggctGTCTTGTAGGTGCTGTTCCAACCTGGACACTTGGTCCCCCATCACAGGCATAAGGTACCTTGGGCATGGTTTTCCTAATCTGTTTATAGGTGCAAACTTGCACTGCCCTGGTGTTAGGACAATGTCAGAGGCACAGGACCTGTTAAGATAGGATTCTCGTCTTTCTTGCTATGTGACCCTGAGCAGATTACGCCCTTTCTCATACTTCAGGTCTCTGAACCCAAGTTTGCCTCTTCCATCCTAGTATTAACTAgtcccgaccctgcttagcttccaagatcagatgaGATTGGACATGTTCAGGGTGCTATGGCCTTAGACAAGTTCGCTTCTCTAAATGGTGATAATTAtagaactgatttttttgttgttgttggtttgtttgtttttgtttttcaaggtagggtctcactgtagctcaggctgacctggaattcactttgtagtcccagagtAGCcgcgaactcttggcgatcctcctacctctgcctcccagtgctgggattaaagatgtgtgccaccacacctggctttttttttttttaacagtctcATTATGTATattaggttggcctggaacttgctatgtagcccaggttggcctcaacctGGTGATCTTTGTACCTTTTCCTCTATGTACTGAAATTAGAATTACAACAGGATTCTTTCTGTTCTCTGTGGAAGGAGCAAAAGTCTGTTGTTCTCACTGCCCCATCTCCTGGGCCACCTCTCATGCTCCTCACCTTGAGATCAATACTGAGCAGCCAGGTGAGTTTGGTCTTTGAGGGACTTCCAGGCAGCGGGTGTAGCACCATGCAAGTGGGACCGTGCTCCGCTCTGGCAAGAGAGAGTCAAGTAAAGAAACAAAGCACTTCTTAATGCTGACCACTATACTAACCACATTTCTAGAGTAccctatcttttcttttaaagaattgcTAAGGCCCACtgagaaactgagctgataacttccccatgtagaccagctgacagaaagctggaagaagtcattctacatgcagttcaatgggagaaagagataccaccagtgaagatactcaacagtggacactgcaaaccttacaaTTGGcccgccaggccaaatgagcaaacgggtgcaatagtggcatgtctgtcatggtggaaaacaacggccctccaattggactggaggcccgctccatgggagagaatacatccctgatactgaaaacttaaaacgggtagtcatgaaccctaggggtgtaacatctgctgatgtctggataaatgtatatactatgcttatcaaacttcccagtaagcacttctcttaatatttatacccttatattaatgctattctcactttgggtagagaatcttctcttttcagatggcagtgaccttgggatgactcagaaggtaccatagtgctggaaaaaagtggctggagtactgagtaacatctcaatcataccttccaaggctcaggacctaatgcggaagaggtggcggaaagaatataagagccaaaggaagggtaggactccttacaatgtgctccctccagacataaaatggcctggatgtccatgacctcatagtgcctgacactacctacacaagaccatcataagagaaggaaaagatgacaacatcaaaataaaagagagactgattgagatggggaggggatatgatggagaatggaatttcaaaggggaaaatgaggagaggaagggtattaccatgggatattttttataatcgtggaaaatgttaataaaaattgaaaaaaaataaaaatacaaagaaatgttcctgatgaaaaaaaaaaaagaattgctaaaaggggctggggagatggtttagtggttaagatgtttgcttgcaaagccaaaggactcaggtttgactccccagtacccttgtaagccaaatgcacaagggggatccTGCGTCTagtgttcgtttgtagtggccgaaggccctggcacacccaatatctatctctagctctctctttcaactaaaaataaaattagaaaaaaaaaaagaattgttaaaagtatttttaaaaaaatttatttgtatgtaggGCAAGGGGCACCAATGTCtcctgcaagcaaatgccattttttgcatctggctttatgtggttgctagGGAATCCAACTCTGggtggctggctttgcaagcaagtactttaaccattgagccatctttccattcccAACTCTGTCTTTTCTAAATTTCACAAGGATATACCTTTCACTaagggctgctttttttttttttttttttgaggcaaggtatcATTCCAGCCCTAGCCGAcatggaattcaatgtgtagctccagggttggccttgaactcacagctgtccttccACCTAAGCCTCTAAGAGCTACTAAAGACCCgtcccaccatgcctagctcaaggGTATTATTTAACAGTTGGCATAGCTTATGAGAACCAGTGGTGATTATAGGCCTCCCATTGTGCCCTCTGGTTATTAGCAGGATGTCAGGAAAAGAACCAGTCAGGTCCTGGTAAGAGCTCTTAGGAGACTCAGCCACCGTTTTAAGGGATGTAAAATATGTCATTATTTTAATCACCAGCACTGCTGTGCTTGAAAATGTGAACTCGACTTAAGCCCCGCCCCTTGCTTTGGGAAATTAAGGTCCTTTGCATACATTAGTTGAGTAAGAACACTTCTGTTGCCTGTTGaattggtttttttcttttgtctttctcctAGCTTTGGAAATTGAGAATCTCTGGTGAAAAGAAACTAAGGGTAGGACCAAGCATTGGCTtcttggagctgggcactgagaCTGGCACATACTGGGTTGCATGGCCACAGGTCTGTGTTAGGAGAATGAAGTTTTGAGACTTCTGTCAGTATTACCTGATGACACCTTTCTGCTCGGGCATTTCCTCAAAGTGCGTGGCCATGCCAGCCAACACACAGGTAGAACCTCGGCGCTTGGCACAGCGCACACTCACAAAGTCACGGGGCCCCACCAGGTTTCCTGCTGCAGCTGCAGCCAGCTCGTGAGTGATGACTGTGTCTTTTCCAATCTTCTGCAGGACCTAACCAGAGAACCAGAGTCAGGACCCAGCTAGTGCTTGGGCTGAGAGCCCCACCACAGCTTGGGATCCCTTTGACCTGCCTGTTAGACTCTGCACTGTGGGGTCCCTGCCTCCCACACCTGGGCTTTACTTACCTTGATCTCCTTGACGTTTGGATTCCACTCTCCCATGGCCTCCATGTGCTCCACAAGTTCTTCATAGAGTCTCTCCATGGGCTGGCCCAGTACCACCTCCAACCGGAACACCTTGCCCACACCTGGGACTACCTTACTCAGCACTTGGTCTCCATTCCCCTGCCAGAGAGAAAAGAAGTCCCCACATTAAGgttaaataaacatatttctagCCTAGATTTAGGACACCAGCAGAAGAAGGTCCAAGCTGGGCGTGAGGACGCCTGGAGCTCCTATCTGAATAGGATCCAGGAGGAGAGGTGATCATTGCTGCCACAAGCCTTGTACATGGACTGAAGACTGGGAGAGCTAACCTGCTCCCTctaccccctccccgccccccggcGCCCTGTCTCTTTCGTCTTAGTGATGAATGTTGGTGGTGTGGGTAGATCCAACTGAAAGGACCCACACTTGTCTCCCTCAaagacccagaaagacaaaaagtcTGATCTACAATAGTTAATTATATCCATAGAATGTTGaccgttttctttttttcatagtagggtctcactctagcccaggctgacctggaattcactctgtagtcccagagtagcatcgagctcatggcgatcctcttaacctctgcctcccaagtgctgggactaaaggcatgtgccaccatgcccagctaaatgttgggttttaaaattttattttctgtttttttgtttagtATACTTCATCTCACTTCAGAAGGAGCTGGGGCCAGAGAGGATCAGTGGTTTGCCCAGGGACTCTTAGCAAGTTGCTTGCATTCCAGCTTTCTTGACTATTTACTGTCTCCATTACCGTGAGAAGTTGAGCAAGCTTTTTCTGAAGACCACCAAAGTGGATCTAATGATAGAGTCACTGGTTTTGATAGTCTTGTTTCTGGTTCCCAGGGAGAGGACAACATTGAGCAGGGCCTCAGGTAGCGTTGGACCACCTCTGTGCTACACTCCAGCCCTGTGGCGGGGGGAGCCCATGCCACCCACAGTAAGCTCACCCACTGGGTGGGCTGAACAGTACAGAATGCACTCTGGCACTCAGGATGATGGTGCTGACTATAGGGCCTTTAGCAAGCATGGCATCTACATTGTATTTGTAGGGCAACTAACAATAGGAATAATATTTCtcaaattagttttttttaaatatttttgttcattttaatttatttgtgacagaaagagagggagagaaagagacagatag is a window from the Jaculus jaculus isolate mJacJac1 chromosome 12, mJacJac1.mat.Y.cur, whole genome shotgun sequence genome containing:
- the Star gene encoding steroidogenic acute regulatory protein, mitochondrial yields the protein MLLATFKLCAGSSYRHMRNMKGLRHQAVLAIGQELNRRALGDTSPGWIGQVRRNSLLGSRLEETLYNDRELAYIQQGEAAMQKALGILGNQEGWKKETQQGNGDQVLSKVVPGVGKVFRLEVVLGQPMERLYEELVEHMEAMGEWNPNVKEIKVLQKIGKDTVITHELAAAAAGNLVGPRDFVSVRCAKRRGSTCVLAGMATHFEEMPEQKGVIRAEHGPTCMVLHPLPGSPSKTKLTWLLSIDLKGWLPKTVINQVLSQTQMDFANHLRKRLESNSHSQARC